In the Bordetella genomosp. 10 genome, one interval contains:
- a CDS encoding sigma-70 family RNA polymerase sigma factor has translation MTVETLYCDHHGWLHGWLRRRLGNAFDAADLAQDTFVRVLNNREGPEGVVEPRAFLTRIAQRVLANHWRREQLERAYLEALASAPPGFELSPEERALLLEALVEIDRLLNGLPAVVKRAFLLTQLDGMKHAEVAEALGVSVTTVKRYLARAGEQLYFGAADAMRA, from the coding sequence TTGACTGTCGAAACGCTTTATTGCGACCACCATGGCTGGCTGCACGGTTGGCTGCGCCGCCGGCTGGGCAATGCGTTCGATGCCGCCGATCTCGCGCAGGACACCTTCGTGCGCGTGCTCAACAACCGGGAAGGCCCGGAAGGCGTGGTCGAGCCGCGGGCCTTTCTGACGAGAATCGCGCAGCGCGTCCTGGCCAATCACTGGCGGCGCGAGCAACTGGAACGGGCTTATCTGGAGGCGCTGGCGAGCGCGCCCCCGGGCTTCGAACTGTCGCCGGAAGAGCGCGCGCTTTTGCTCGAAGCGCTGGTCGAGATAGACCGTTTGCTCAACGGCCTTCCGGCGGTCGTCAAGCGCGCTTTCCTGCTGACGCAGCTCGACGGCATGAAGCACGCGGAAGTGGCCGAGGCGCTCGGTGTTTCGGTGACCACGGTCAAGCGCTATCTCGCGCGCGCCGGCGA